A DNA window from Pseudoalteromonas spongiae UST010723-006 contains the following coding sequences:
- a CDS encoding Zn-ribbon-containing protein: MYIVDLTFDCYQDTTLDAAEQAIVRLVNALRFNGQIIGEEFPTTLKDGFFITRVMCPEEDALHPLNHSPFVKFSLEKLNEAGLLQPKVKVIGQDIHSNGSDACSSPSSYILYTTYLHTCSPLYCGDDFMPVPLYKVPAVANGDFKALLKWQEDWQACDQIQINGATRCEFAAIKELADIDSDLFRRGMDLSKRIRFLTKKPVYYYLYRVGGLSKEQELSRKCPKCDGDWRLEEPWFGLFDFRCDTCELVSNISWDFQ; this comes from the coding sequence ATGTACATTGTCGACCTTACCTTTGATTGCTATCAAGACACCACACTCGATGCGGCTGAACAAGCCATAGTGCGTTTAGTTAATGCACTGCGCTTTAATGGCCAAATTATCGGGGAAGAATTTCCAACAACGCTAAAAGATGGCTTTTTTATTACCCGTGTTATGTGCCCAGAAGAAGACGCACTGCATCCATTAAATCACAGTCCATTTGTAAAATTTAGCTTAGAGAAACTCAATGAAGCTGGCTTATTACAGCCAAAAGTAAAAGTAATTGGGCAAGATATTCATTCCAATGGCTCTGACGCTTGCTCATCACCATCGAGCTATATTTTATATACTACCTATTTGCATACCTGTAGCCCGCTATACTGTGGTGACGACTTTATGCCCGTACCACTCTATAAAGTGCCTGCTGTTGCCAATGGTGACTTTAAAGCCCTGCTAAAGTGGCAAGAAGATTGGCAAGCCTGCGACCAAATTCAAATCAATGGTGCAACACGCTGTGAATTTGCAGCAATTAAAGAATTAGCCGATATTGATAGTGACCTTTTTAGACGCGGGATGGATTTATCAAAGCGCATTCGCTTCCTTACGAAAAAACCGGTGTATTACTATTTATACCGAGTGGGCGGGTTATCAAAAGAGCAAGAGTTGTCGCGTAAATGCCCAAAATGTGACGGTGATTGGCGCTTAGAGGAGCCATGGTTTGGCTTGTTCGATTTTCGCTGTGATACCTGTGAGCTGGTATCTAATATTTCATGGGACTTTCAGTAA
- a CDS encoding GNAT family N-acetyltransferase yields the protein MAAETLATPALDTELKASYLTAEDCKIAASVLYQAYHDDELFQQILGYDKANKGAYEKKLRLLIREELASFWQSHQHIIGVFAGDNLLAVSCVQKANDALAADRVWHWRLKLMLNTGVLSTNQLIEKEKAIHQAVASFTDCCFISLFAVDPHVQHQGIGRYLLRAIDDVVKSDGAQASAVFITRERFHDLFISEGYQGETELTFTKVSGKLFVKQKG from the coding sequence ATGGCCGCTGAAACATTAGCAACCCCAGCGTTAGATACCGAATTAAAAGCCAGCTATTTAACCGCAGAAGACTGCAAAATCGCAGCAAGTGTATTGTATCAAGCGTATCACGATGATGAGTTATTTCAGCAAATCTTGGGATACGATAAAGCAAATAAAGGTGCTTACGAGAAAAAACTCCGCTTATTAATACGTGAAGAGCTAGCTAGCTTTTGGCAAAGCCATCAGCATATTATCGGCGTATTTGCCGGTGACAATTTGCTCGCGGTTAGCTGTGTGCAAAAAGCCAATGATGCTTTAGCTGCGGACAGAGTATGGCACTGGCGCTTAAAATTAATGCTCAACACCGGAGTATTATCTACCAATCAGCTTATCGAAAAAGAAAAAGCAATCCACCAAGCCGTCGCAAGCTTCACTGATTGCTGCTTTATTAGCTTATTTGCAGTCGATCCTCATGTGCAACACCAAGGTATCGGCCGCTACTTATTAAGGGCAATTGATGACGTTGTTAAATCTGATGGGGCGCAAGCAAGTGCGGTGTTCATTACACGGGAACGTTTTCACGATTTATTTATAAGTGAAGGTTACCAAGGTGAAACTGAACTTACATTTACCAAAGTGTCTGGAAAACTGTTTGTTAAGCAAAAGGGCTAA
- a CDS encoding DUF3549 family protein, which translates to MQHTISSLGELLDNAGTTWRVFDMGRRIQKIDKQTFSQIENNQIPYPFPLQQHAFLAIQFWNSHETETPYIWFLKMPLDEQSKLVQASRNHFASMVLEALGNQLTGNDEAQSQLDNNPYVFTPNANKLAAFNAIIKKELKQSASTYYEHVELYFSGKLGFNEWQQLGLQGIADFAMRLTDTNQNNLIKALDQLPQPVVNSLAATLEHSAISVALTEALYVQFENAVKQQNSENIINYLRMMSNTSATGILERAVAILVTTPTLLNLDTVLTLTGRCWHVLENHVVALMDYLASEHDQDVFGGIFADLVAIPSLRPHMLAMIRMQNRSEALSRAIGKLFQQ; encoded by the coding sequence ATGCAACACACTATCTCAAGCCTTGGCGAACTTCTTGATAATGCAGGCACAACATGGCGCGTTTTTGACATGGGTCGCCGCATTCAAAAAATTGATAAGCAAACATTTTCGCAAATAGAAAATAATCAAATCCCCTATCCATTTCCATTGCAACAACATGCGTTTTTAGCGATTCAATTTTGGAATAGCCACGAGACAGAAACGCCCTACATTTGGTTTTTGAAAATGCCGCTCGACGAACAAAGTAAACTGGTTCAAGCAAGCCGCAATCATTTTGCATCTATGGTACTCGAGGCACTTGGAAATCAACTTACGGGTAATGATGAAGCGCAAAGCCAGCTCGATAATAACCCGTATGTATTTACACCAAACGCAAATAAACTCGCGGCGTTTAATGCCATTATTAAAAAAGAACTAAAACAAAGCGCATCAACCTACTATGAACATGTAGAACTTTATTTTAGCGGTAAGCTTGGTTTTAATGAATGGCAGCAACTTGGCTTGCAAGGCATCGCTGATTTTGCAATGCGCTTAACAGATACCAATCAAAACAACTTAATAAAAGCATTAGATCAGTTACCACAGCCCGTTGTTAATTCATTGGCTGCAACCCTTGAACACAGTGCAATTTCGGTTGCTTTAACTGAAGCGTTGTACGTTCAGTTTGAAAACGCCGTTAAACAACAAAACAGTGAAAATATCATTAACTACTTACGCATGATGTCGAATACTTCTGCCACTGGTATTTTAGAACGTGCTGTCGCAATATTAGTAACGACACCAACCTTGCTTAACCTTGATACTGTGTTAACGCTCACAGGACGCTGCTGGCATGTGCTCGAAAATCATGTTGTCGCTCTTATGGATTACCTTGCATCAGAGCACGACCAAGATGTTTTTGGTGGCATTTTTGCTGATCTTGTTGCAATTCCAAGTTTACGCCCTCATATGTTAGCAATGATCCGAATGCAAAATAGAAGCGAAGCCCTTTCGCGTGCAATTGGAAAACTATTTCAACAATAA
- a CDS encoding peptidylprolyl isomerase — MIRKTLISLVVGALAVTSTASQSNDKPLSPAKVIAQSSQNEWRALDLENTLILSLNTGDVVIELNPLLAPNHVANFKKLVREGFYKDLNIYRFVEGFVAQGGDISEKKQPKTASKSITAEFVKTTQKPIAIQLVDVQDGYADKTGFLNGFAVAQNAASTQTWQTHCIGNFAMARGNELDSGGTEFYVILGNHRYLDLNITSFGRVVTGIEHIQRLDRKPKTTIEDVSFNPIRNFVVAADLSDSPAHNIEVMKTNSDSFKQYIESRRNRPEPWFHHQANYIDVCGLNVPKRVKTTEK, encoded by the coding sequence ATGATAAGAAAAACCCTAATATCGCTGGTTGTAGGCGCGTTGGCTGTTACCAGCACAGCAAGCCAAAGCAATGATAAGCCATTATCACCTGCCAAAGTGATAGCACAATCAAGCCAAAATGAATGGCGTGCGCTCGATTTAGAAAACACGTTAATACTATCGCTAAACACTGGCGATGTAGTAATTGAGCTAAACCCGTTGCTTGCTCCTAATCACGTTGCTAACTTTAAAAAGTTAGTACGAGAAGGGTTTTATAAAGACTTAAATATTTATCGTTTTGTAGAGGGCTTTGTTGCGCAAGGTGGTGATATTTCCGAAAAGAAACAGCCGAAAACAGCCAGCAAATCCATCACCGCGGAATTTGTAAAAACAACACAAAAGCCAATCGCGATTCAGCTAGTGGATGTACAAGATGGTTATGCTGATAAAACCGGCTTTTTAAATGGTTTTGCTGTGGCGCAAAATGCGGCGAGCACCCAAACATGGCAAACCCACTGTATTGGTAATTTTGCCATGGCAAGAGGCAACGAGCTTGATAGTGGTGGTACAGAATTTTACGTGATTTTGGGCAATCACCGTTATTTAGATTTAAATATCACATCGTTTGGGCGCGTTGTAACGGGTATTGAGCATATTCAACGACTAGATAGAAAACCAAAAACGACTATTGAAGATGTTAGCTTTAATCCAATTCGCAATTTTGTTGTGGCAGCAGATTTAAGCGATTCGCCAGCGCATAATATTGAAGTGATGAAAACCAACAGTGATAGTTTTAAGCAGTATATTGAATCACGACGCAATCGCCCGGAACCTTGGTTTCACCACCAAGCAAATTACATCGATGTCTGTGGCTTAAATGTGCCTAAGCGCGTAAAAACCACAGAAAAATAA
- the truC gene encoding tRNA pseudouridine(65) synthase TruC produces the protein MFGELPILYRDEHFIAIDKPSGLLVHRSFLDKRETHFAMQMLRDQIDQHVFPLHRLDRPTSGVLLFGLSSDVARTASSLFSEHKISKRYLALTRGFAPESLHVDHALKYKHDKIADKFADKEKPAQEAQTDFKCLHQAVINKPLGKFPTVRYSLVECLPKTGRKHQIRRHLNHINHPILNDANYGDNKQNHFFQQEFGLNRLMLFAKELTFEHPFSKQTIHIEASIGEPELELFKRLGWPGEEKDYRLLK, from the coding sequence ATGTTTGGTGAATTACCGATTTTATATCGTGATGAACACTTTATTGCGATTGATAAACCGTCGGGTTTATTAGTGCATCGCTCTTTTTTAGATAAACGTGAAACTCATTTTGCGATGCAGATGCTACGCGACCAAATTGATCAACATGTGTTTCCGCTTCATCGGTTAGACAGGCCTACTTCTGGTGTGTTGTTATTTGGTTTAAGTAGTGATGTAGCGCGTACCGCAAGTTCACTCTTTTCAGAGCATAAGATCAGCAAGCGGTACTTAGCCCTAACACGTGGGTTTGCGCCAGAGTCGTTACATGTGGATCATGCACTCAAATATAAACACGATAAGATTGCCGATAAGTTTGCCGATAAAGAAAAACCAGCGCAAGAAGCACAAACTGACTTTAAGTGTTTACACCAAGCTGTGATCAATAAACCACTTGGTAAGTTTCCAACGGTGCGTTATTCACTGGTAGAGTGTTTACCAAAAACTGGCCGTAAGCACCAAATTAGGCGCCATTTAAACCATATTAATCATCCTATTTTGAATGATGCAAATTATGGTGATAACAAGCAGAATCATTTTTTCCAGCAAGAGTTTGGTTTAAATCGCTTGATGCTATTTGCTAAAGAACTCACTTTTGAGCATCCCTTTAGTAAGCAGACAATTCATATTGAGGCCTCGATAGGCGAGCCGGAGCTTGAACTA
- the syd gene encoding SecY-interacting protein — protein MSISENLQRVYTEITQLAQQKTGQAPRVFHDSDWPSPCEIPNSVENDSVAWQQVAQNGNMQALEKALETQFPAALQAYFGSFYSDNLFASYQEHNLCLLQAWSEQDFDRLQQNITGHVLMKRRLKQADTVFFATCEEDDLLLVMKLEDASIWLEYLGKEPHHKLADSMEAFLADCSGLYYAQ, from the coding sequence ATGTCAATTAGCGAAAACTTACAACGCGTGTACACGGAAATTACGCAATTAGCACAGCAAAAAACAGGGCAGGCACCACGCGTGTTTCACGATAGCGATTGGCCAAGTCCATGTGAAATACCAAATAGTGTCGAAAATGATTCGGTTGCTTGGCAGCAAGTGGCGCAAAACGGCAATATGCAGGCGTTAGAAAAAGCCCTTGAAACACAATTTCCAGCGGCACTTCAGGCCTATTTTGGCAGCTTTTACAGCGATAATTTATTTGCCAGCTATCAAGAACATAATCTTTGTTTGTTGCAAGCTTGGAGCGAACAAGACTTTGATCGGTTGCAGCAAAATATAACCGGCCATGTGCTTATGAAGCGCCGATTAAAACAGGCTGATACGGTATTTTTTGCAACCTGTGAAGAAGATGATTTGCTACTTGTAATGAAATTAGAGGATGCAAGTATCTGGCTTGAATACCTTGGCAAAGAACCACATCATAAATTAGCAGACTCAATGGAAGCATTTTTAGCTGACTGCTCTGGTCTCTACTACGCACAATAA
- a CDS encoding YqcC family protein, translating into MIIQLLDELSDTLKVHQLWSNTPPNTAAFASTAPFCYDTMRFEQWLQFVFIIKMKQLVAANQPLPKGANITPMAEQMLGDYPKVIDVIKKLDKALN; encoded by the coding sequence ATGATCATTCAACTGCTCGACGAATTAAGTGACACGTTAAAAGTACATCAACTGTGGTCAAACACACCACCAAATACTGCAGCATTCGCATCTACTGCGCCATTTTGTTATGACACAATGCGGTTTGAACAATGGTTACAATTTGTATTTATTATCAAAATGAAGCAACTCGTTGCCGCAAATCAACCGTTGCCAAAAGGTGCCAATATCACGCCGATGGCAGAGCAAATGTTAGGCGATTATCCAAAAGTGATTGATGTGATTAAAAAATTAGATAAGGCGCTTAATTAA
- a CDS encoding DUF3301 domain-containing protein, with protein MASIWLILAVATLIYLFWLDRQAAESAREYANRHSEKLNVQFLSIACTKKRIGILKNGKPGLKSTFVWEFSSNGEDSYNGVVNLENDKVISVDVPPHKIN; from the coding sequence ATGGCGTCAATTTGGCTTATTCTGGCGGTTGCTACACTGATCTACTTATTTTGGCTTGACCGACAAGCTGCTGAAAGTGCAAGAGAATATGCCAATCGCCATAGCGAAAAACTGAATGTACAGTTTCTTAGTATTGCGTGTACCAAAAAACGTATCGGTATTTTAAAAAATGGAAAACCAGGGCTTAAATCAACTTTTGTTTGGGAGTTTTCGAGTAATGGCGAAGACAGTTACAATGGCGTCGTTAATTTAGAAAATGACAAAGTAATTAGTGTTGATGTGCCGCCACATAAAATAAACTAA
- a CDS encoding DUF2789 domain-containing protein, with protein sequence MESGSHAMNDLFSQLGLDSTDEAIEKFIATHKISPSLILADAPFWSQSQASFIKESIEQDADWCEIIDQLDSLLR encoded by the coding sequence ATGGAATCAGGTTCGCATGCAATGAATGATCTGTTTTCACAACTTGGGCTCGATTCGACAGATGAAGCGATTGAAAAATTTATCGCTACCCATAAAATTTCACCAAGCCTAATACTTGCCGATGCGCCATTTTGGAGCCAAAGCCAAGCGAGCTTTATTAAAGAATCAATCGAGCAAGACGCTGATTGGTGTGAAATTATCGATCAACTCGATAGCCTGCTCCGTTAG
- the queF gene encoding NADPH-dependent 7-cyano-7-deazaguanine reductase QueF (Catalyzes the NADPH-dependent reduction of 7-cyano-7-deazaguanine (preQ0) to 7-aminomethyl-7-deazaguanine (preQ1) in queuosine biosynthesis) → MSHYQDAPELKGALLGQQTEYKDSYDASLLFPIARKLNRDDLNIDESALPFKGEDTWTGYELSWLNQKGKPVVAVAEFIFPATSSHIIESKSFKLYLNSFNQTKFDSMAQVQQILTSDLSKSANCDVVVKLFNADDFDCLMPTPFTGTCLDDLDIEVSEYDLNTELLKADASNEIVTETLYSHLLKSNCLITSQPDWASVVIRYTGKKICHESLLKYLISFRNHNEFHEQCVERLFCDIQNKFSMTQLEVFARYTRRGGLDINPYRSTDFATTQFKLKSNRQ, encoded by the coding sequence ATGTCACATTACCAAGACGCGCCTGAATTAAAAGGTGCATTACTCGGACAACAAACCGAATATAAAGACAGTTACGATGCATCGTTACTGTTTCCCATTGCACGAAAACTTAATCGCGACGATTTAAATATCGATGAAAGTGCATTGCCATTTAAAGGCGAAGATACATGGACAGGCTATGAGCTTTCTTGGTTAAATCAAAAAGGTAAGCCAGTCGTTGCAGTTGCTGAGTTCATTTTCCCAGCCACCAGCAGCCATATTATTGAATCAAAGTCATTTAAACTGTATTTAAACAGCTTTAACCAAACTAAATTTGATTCTATGGCGCAGGTTCAGCAAATTCTAACCAGCGATTTATCTAAATCGGCAAATTGCGATGTGGTTGTAAAACTTTTCAATGCCGACGATTTCGATTGCTTAATGCCAACCCCGTTTACTGGCACGTGTTTAGATGACTTAGATATTGAAGTAAGTGAATACGATCTCAATACCGAGCTACTCAAAGCTGATGCGAGCAATGAGATTGTGACTGAGACACTGTATAGCCATTTATTAAAGTCTAACTGCTTGATCACATCACAGCCAGATTGGGCATCGGTGGTGATCCGCTACACCGGCAAAAAAATATGCCATGAGAGTTTACTCAAGTACCTTATTTCATTTAGAAATCATAACGAATTTCACGAACAATGTGTCGAGCGCTTGTTTTGCGATATTCAGAATAAGTTTTCTATGACGCAACTTGAAGTATTTGCACGCTATACACGTCGTGGTGGTTTAGATATCAACCCGTATCGCTCTACCGATTTTGCGACAACACAATTTAAGTTAAAAAGTAACCGCCAATAA